Within the Legionella pneumophila subsp. pneumophila str. Philadelphia 1 genome, the region TTGACATTCAGCGATCACTTGAAGAGTGAGCGTGGTTTTACCAGAAGACTCAGGGCCATAAATTTCAACAATACGGCCTTTTGGCAAACCGCCTATCCCTAAGGCAATATCAAGACCTAATGAACCTGTAGAGATTGCTTCAATATCCCGTGATACCGTGCTATCTCCCATACGCATTACAGACCCTTTGCCAAATTGGCGTTCAATTTGCGAAAGCGCCGCTGATAGTGCTTTTTGTTTATTTTCTTCCATAATTTATTCCAGATTATAATGTGTGCAAGAACAAAATTATCACACAGATGTGAGCGAGCAGCAAACAGTAATCTTAGTGTATTACTAAATAAAAGTAGCATACGATAGCTGATGATTAGTCTTTTATTATAAGCTACGTGGAATAACCATTTGTTCAAAAATGAAGGTGTTGTCAGTTTGAACTTCAAACCTTGATTTTTAGCTTGGTAACGGGGCAATATAAAAATATATAGACAATCCGACATAAAAACCAAGGTTTTACAATCAAAATAACGAAAATGTTAACTACTCATAATGCTGTGTCATAATTTATTGACCTTGAGATGAGTAAGCAATCTGGGAACAAAAATAACAGCGGCTAAAACTATACCACCGAAAAATAATAAATTGCTTGTTGAAAAGAAAGGGGTCTTATTATCAGACACTTCAGTTGAAGGTTTTTTTTCTGTCATAATATTTTCCTCATCTACCTTATTGACCAAAGAGAGAGATTGAGGAACAGAAGCGGTTTCCTTATTTTCTTTATAACGACCAAACAAAGTATTTAATTTAAGATCATGGTCTTTTGCCTTTGATAGTGCCGATTCATAGGCTAATTCGGCGTCGAAAACTCCAAGACTCGACTGTTGCAAAAATTCTTCACTATGCTGATGCAATTTGTCTATTTCATTTCCGAATTCAACATATCTGGTAGTTGCATTTCTTCTTAATACATTGAGCTTGTTATGTGGGATGCTATCATCAAACCCCATATCCGGATTTTTTCTTACCTCTCTTGCCAAATTTAAAATGGAATAAACTATCTGAACACTATCATGTTGACATTGCTGTTGAATTTCAGTGCTTGGTTGTGAAAAACCTTTATCATCAAAACTCTTAATTTCTGAAAGCCTGAGTAATTGCTCTTTTGTTCTATTGTAGACCGTGTCTTTAGAGTTATTTTCAATAAGCAGCCATTCTGCATAGGATCTCAGATATTCTTGCTCCACATAAAATTTTACTTGCTCAAAAACACGATCAAAAATGGTCATATCCATTGAGTCGGATTTTGAATTGGTTTCTATTTCCTTTAATAACTTCTCCGCGAATCCTAATAATTCATTCACCTCTTCGTATATGAGAGCGGCGTTTATTATCGCATCTTCACCTACTTTAAGTTTTGCGAGCTCAACATATTTTTTAATCTGGATATCAATCAGATCACATAAAAACTCAAACAACCTTGTATATTGACTCATATTTTTTCCTATTTTTTAATCAAATAAATTATTATACTTCTTGTGCAACTTTTATTATTCAGTTTAAAACAAGAAACACACTTTCGAGGATCCGTAGATTTTCATTGTATAAATCCACTCTACGAAATATTTGCGTTACAGCTATAAACAAAAGACACTGTTTATGCAAGAGATTTATTGTAATTTTTATTAGCTGAATGGTAAAAACAAGAATTTGAGACTAAATAATAGAATTGAAAAAATATAGACTATTGATGTTTTATTAAACTATGTTTTTAAAAAACCATTCGGTTAGCCACAGACTTTTTTAAGAGTAGAAAGAACTCCATTTAAAGCATATTGACAGGCAGACAAACGTATTTCTTGCCGACTTCCAGTGAATTGTTGTCTTGATGTTTGTTGAAATTGATGGTGAACTGCCCAGGCAAAGCATACAGTACCTACTGGTTTTTCAATACTGCCTCCTTCTGGACCTGCGATGCCAGTAACTGATACAGCGATATTACCCATACTATGTTGTAACGCACCAACAGCCATAGCCAAAGCCACTTCTTCACTGACTGCCCCATGAGTTTGTATTAGCTCGTGAGCAACAGCAAGCATTTCCTCTTTAGCTAAATTACTATAAGTAACAAAACCACGCTCAAACCAATTTGAGCTTCCAGGTATTTCCGTAAGGCAAGCAGCAATTAAACCTCCTGTACAAGATTCCGCAGTCACTAATTGCCATTTTGCTTTTTTTAAATAGGCAGCTATTTCTTCAACCAGTATTGAGAAATGACCCATACCTTTCACCTATAAAAAACCCCATAAAACATCTATGGGGTTTTTTGATAATTTATAAATAACACTGAAATTAATCTTACTGGCCTTGGCCTTCAGTAGAAGGTTGGGCTTGGTTATTTCCAGTATTTTCACCACCTTGTTGTTGCTGATCAGTTGGTTGTTGTTGCTGTTGTTGATCAGTCTTTGTATCTGCAGGCTTCGAGCCCTCACCACATCCAGTTAAAAATAATGCTAGACAACTAGCAGCAGCAATCATAGCTAAACGATTCATAATCACTCTCCCTATTTATTTTTTGTAATATCACGTTAATTCTAGCAAATATTCTCATTAAGTGAAGAACTTATCTCCTGAACTTAAAAAATAAAATTTATATTTTATTGCAGTATGTTAAATTAAATGACATAAACCATGCCTTAGTAATCATTTTGGCAAATTCTATAGTAATTTGCAGATTTTAAAAATCATACTTATTTTTTAGACACATCAAGGTTATATTAAATGCTTTTTGATCACATTGTCTTTATTGTTTTCATAAAAATCAATACCACCAACATGCCTTACTGACTTCGCACAACACTTTTGTTAAAATTGGGGCAATTTCAATCGGCTCAATCACTATGGCTAGCTCTCACACACCAATGATGCAGCAATATTTGCGCATTAAAACAGACTATCCCGACATGCTTTTATTTTATCGCATGGGTGATTTTTATGAGTTGTTTTTTGATGATGCCAAACGCGCGTCACAACTTTTGGATTTAACTCTGACACATAGAGGACAATCTGCTGACAAACCTATTCCCATGGCCGGCGTTCCTTATCATGCGGTAGAAAACTATTTGGCACGATTATTAAAAAAAGGGGAATCCGTAGCCATCTGTGAACAAATCGGAGATCCAGCTACCAGCAAAGGACCAGTAGAAAGACAAGTAACGCGAATCATTACTCCTGGTACAGTAACAGATGAAGCATTATTAGATGCCAGAAAAGATAATATTTTGTTGGCCATACACACCCAAAAACAAAAAATTGGTATTGCATGGGTTGATTTAGGTGGCGGTCGTTTTCATTTGCAGGAATTAACAGAAGAACATCAGTTAAATGCAGAGTTAGTGCGCCTGCAACCAGCAGAACTCCTCTGCAAAGAATCCACGCCGCTTCCTTCATTTTGTTCTAACTTTGCTGTTAAATTCAGACCAGGATGGGAGTTTGATGCAAGCAACGCACATAAATTATTGTGTGAACAATTCTCCGTGACTGATCTTTCGGCCTTTGGCGAACAAAATTACCCCACTGCCTTGATTGCAGCAGGCGCTTTATTAGCTTATTTAAAAACCACTCAAAAACAGTCATTACCACATCTTACAACACTTACTCTTGAGCAATCCGAGGATTACCTGCAACTGGACGCATCGACTCAAAAGCACTTGGAGCTTTTTGAAAATATACATGGTGGTGGTGAGCAC harbors:
- a CDS encoding lpg1803 family Dot/Icm T4SS effector; amino-acid sequence: MSQYTRLFEFLCDLIDIQIKKYVELAKLKVGEDAIINAALIYEEVNELLGFAEKLLKEIETNSKSDSMDMTIFDRVFEQVKFYVEQEYLRSYAEWLLIENNSKDTVYNRTKEQLLRLSEIKSFDDKGFSQPSTEIQQQCQHDSVQIVYSILNLAREVRKNPDMGFDDSIPHNKLNVLRRNATTRYVEFGNEIDKLHQHSEEFLQQSSLGVFDAELAYESALSKAKDHDLKLNTLFGRYKENKETASVPQSLSLVNKVDEENIMTEKKPSTEVSDNKTPFFSTSNLLFFGGIVLAAVIFVPRLLTHLKVNKL
- a CDS encoding CinA family protein, with the protein product MGHFSILVEEIAAYLKKAKWQLVTAESCTGGLIAACLTEIPGSSNWFERGFVTYSNLAKEEMLAVAHELIQTHGAVSEEVALAMAVGALQHSMGNIAVSVTGIAGPEGGSIEKPVGTVCFAWAVHHQFQQTSRQQFTGSRQEIRLSACQYALNGVLSTLKKVCG